The following are encoded together in the Terriglobales bacterium genome:
- the bshA gene encoding N-acetyl-alpha-D-glucosaminyl L-malate synthase BshA, with protein MKIGITCYPTYGGSGVVATELGLELAQRGHEIHFISYSQPIRLNTPQPNIYFHEVDVSMYPLFEFPPYDLALATRMAEVAELYRLDLLHVHYAIPHSVSALLARQMLAAASGTRRRRLPYVTTLHGTDITLVGADPSYLPITRFSIEQSDGVTAISHYLRERTLKEFDIKNPIQVIHNFVNCSIYRRDEGAAERRKEYSPNGERVLVHLSNFRPVKRLQDVVEVFDRVRKEIPSRLLLIGDGPERSTAEWLVRRKGLQERVLFLGKQDRVQEKLAVTDLMLLPSELESFGLAALEAMACEVPCVATRVGGLPEVIEDGKTGFLAEVGDVDTMTRQALDILSDEQRLREMGRRARQAAEERFAASRIIPQYEDFYRCVLERAS; from the coding sequence ATGAAGATCGGAATCACCTGTTATCCCACCTATGGCGGCTCGGGCGTTGTGGCCACGGAGCTGGGCCTGGAGCTGGCGCAGCGCGGCCACGAGATCCACTTCATTTCCTACTCGCAGCCCATCCGCCTGAACACGCCCCAGCCCAATATCTATTTCCACGAGGTGGACGTCTCGATGTACCCGCTCTTCGAGTTTCCGCCCTACGACCTGGCGCTGGCCACCCGCATGGCGGAGGTAGCCGAACTCTACCGCCTCGACCTGCTGCACGTGCACTACGCCATCCCGCACTCGGTGAGCGCGCTTTTGGCTCGCCAGATGCTCGCTGCGGCCTCCGGGACACGGCGCCGCCGGCTGCCCTACGTCACCACGCTGCACGGCACGGACATCACCCTGGTGGGCGCGGATCCCTCCTACCTGCCCATCACCCGCTTCTCCATCGAGCAGAGCGACGGCGTGACCGCCATCTCCCACTACCTGCGCGAGCGGACCCTCAAGGAGTTCGACATCAAGAATCCCATCCAGGTGATCCACAATTTCGTGAACTGCAGCATCTATCGCCGCGACGAGGGCGCCGCCGAGCGCCGCAAGGAATACTCTCCCAACGGCGAGCGCGTCCTCGTCCACCTGTCGAACTTCCGGCCGGTCAAGCGCCTGCAGGACGTGGTGGAGGTCTTCGACCGCGTGCGGAAGGAGATTCCTTCGCGGCTGCTGCTGATCGGCGACGGCCCCGAACGCTCGACCGCCGAGTGGCTGGTGCGCCGCAAAGGACTTCAGGAGCGCGTGCTCTTTCTGGGAAAGCAAGACCGTGTGCAGGAGAAGCTGGCGGTCACCGACCTGATGCTTTTGCCCAGCGAACTCGAGTCCTTCGGCCTGGCGGCGCTCGAAGCCATGGCCTGCGAGGTTCCCTGCGTCGCCACGCGAGTGGGCGGCCTGCCCGAGGTCATCGAGGACGGAAAAACCGGCTTCCTGGCTGAGGTCGGAGACGTCGATACCATGACGCGCCAGGCGCTCGACATCCTCAGCGACGAGCAGCGCCTGCGTGAAATGGGACGGCGCGCGCGCCAGGCGGCCGAGGAGCGCTTTGCCGCCTCGCGCATCATTCCCCAGTATGAGGATTTCTACCGCTGCGTGCTGGAGCGGGCCTCGTAA
- a CDS encoding helix-turn-helix domain-containing protein encodes MQTMSVSKTARKLGVTVDAVYRLLYSGRLTAARKQDGKWRIPAQAVRARLRQRAK; translated from the coding sequence ATGCAGACGATGAGTGTCAGCAAAACCGCCCGCAAGCTGGGCGTCACGGTTGATGCGGTCTATCGCCTCCTTTACTCCGGGCGGCTGACTGCGGCCAGGAAACAGGACGGCAAGTGGCGCATCCCGGCTCAGGCAGTCCGGGCGCGGCTGCGTCAGAGGGCCAAGTGA